Genomic DNA from Planktomarina temperata RCA23:
TTGCGCTGGCCCTTTCCGCCGGATATGGCGCAGCGTTTAACTGGGGCGCGGGTTTTGCGGCTTTGGCGGCGTTCAAAATATATTCTGTTGGACTTGGATACTCAGGAAACTTTGATTGTGCATCTCGGCATGTCTGGCCGAATGTTGATTTCGGGCCAGCAACTTGGGGAGTTTTACCAAGACCATCCCGCGCCAGAAAAACACGATCATGTGGTGTTTCACATGGAAAATGACACACGGGTGACCTTCAACGACGCCAGACGGTTTGGCGCGATGGATCTTGCGCCGACCGCCGACGTCGAAACGCATAAGATGCTCTCCAGCCTTGGACCGGAGCCATTGAGCAATTACTTAGACGACAGCTATTTGTTCGCAGCTTTGGCGGGGCGCAATACGCCGATAAAGACGGCGCTTTTGGACCAACGACTCATTGCGGGCCTGGGCAATATTTATGTCTGTGAAGTGCTCTTCCGTGCGAAAATTTCACCTATGTGCAAGGCGAAGGACCTGTCAAAACGCCAAGTGGGCGCTTTGGTGCCGATCATTCGGACCGTGCTGGAAGAGGCGATTGAAGCCGGTGGATCTAGTCTTAAAGATTACCGTCAAACGGGCGGGGAGCTCGGCTATTTTCAACATAGTTTTCAGGTTTATGATCGAGAATCGCAGCCCTGCAAACATGCGAGATGTGGCGGCACAATTGCGCGGGTGAGCCAATCGGGACGTTCCAGCTTCTATTGTCCAACCTGTCAGAGATAGCTTGAAATAGGTGGCGAACGTGATAGGCCTAAACGCCTGACAGAGGCAATGCTGGGACCAATATGGCTTATGAGACCATCATCGTAGAGATTGCAGATCATATCTGCGTCATCAAATTGAACCGCCCATCGGCGCTGAATGCGCTAAATAGCCAGTTGGTGGCGGAGCTCGGCGATGCGGTGCGCCAGGCGGAAGCGAACGATAAAGTCCGTTGCATGGTGATTACCGGATCGGAGAAAGCCTTTGCCGCCGGTGCCGATATCACTGAGATGGCGGACAAGAGCTTTGTGGACGTAGTGTCTGACGATTTATTCGGCGCGAGTATGAGCCCTTTGCAAGAGGCTAGGAAGCCAACAATAGCAGCGGTTGCAGGCTATGCATTGGGCGGTGGTTGCGAGTTGGCGATGCTCTGTGATTTTATCATTTGCGCTGATAACGCGAAGTTTGGACAGCCAGAGATCAATCTTGGCGTCATCGCTGGCATTGGCGGCACGCAGCGTTTGACCCGATTCGTCGGAAAATCCAAAGCCATGGATATGCATTTGACCGGGCGCTTTATGGATGCGGAGGAAGCGGAGCGCTCTGGTCTGGTCAGCCGTGTGGTGCCGGTTAAAAAATTGATGGAAGTTGCCCTAGAGGTTGCTGGAAAAATTGCTGAGAAATCGCAAATCTCCATCAAAGCCGCGAAGGATGCTGTGAACAGGTCCTATGAGACCACTTTGGCGGAAGGCCTTTTGTTTGAACGGCGTGTGTTTCATTCGATGTTTGCAACAGAAGACCAAAAAGAGGGTATGGCGGCCTTTGTCGAGAAAAGAGAGCCACAATTTCGCGATAAATAAGCAAAATTGCTTTGCATCTCCATAGAAAGCAGCTATAGGCAGCTTCAGAAAATGCGCGTGTGGCCCGCTTGGCTTTAGATAATCCGGTCCAACGGTATGGGCCTAGCGGTGATACGTGTGGCACAAGATTAAGTTAGGACCTGATAACATGGCAAATTCACCACAAGCAAAGAAGCGCGCACGTCAAATTGAGCGCCGCACAGCGGTCAACAAAGCCCGCA
This window encodes:
- a CDS encoding enoyl-CoA hydratase; its protein translation is MAYETIIVEIADHICVIKLNRPSALNALNSQLVAELGDAVRQAEANDKVRCMVITGSEKAFAAGADITEMADKSFVDVVSDDLFGASMSPLQEARKPTIAAVAGYALGGGCELAMLCDFIICADNAKFGQPEINLGVIAGIGGTQRLTRFVGKSKAMDMHLTGRFMDAEEAERSGLVSRVVPVKKLMEVALEVAGKIAEKSQISIKAAKDAVNRSYETTLAEGLLFERRVFHSMFATEDQKEGMAAFVEKREPQFRDK
- the mutM gene encoding bifunctional DNA-formamidopyrimidine glycosylase/DNA-(apurinic or apyrimidinic site) lyase — protein: MPELPEVETVRRGLQPAMQDQKIMRAEVNRPDLRWPFPPDMAQRLTGARVLRLWRRSKYILLDLDTQETLIVHLGMSGRMLISGQQLGEFYQDHPAPEKHDHVVFHMENDTRVTFNDARRFGAMDLAPTADVETHKMLSSLGPEPLSNYLDDSYLFAALAGRNTPIKTALLDQRLIAGLGNIYVCEVLFRAKISPMCKAKDLSKRQVGALVPIIRTVLEEAIEAGGSSLKDYRQTGGELGYFQHSFQVYDRESQPCKHARCGGTIARVSQSGRSSFYCPTCQR